In Labrus bergylta chromosome 6, fLabBer1.1, whole genome shotgun sequence, the following proteins share a genomic window:
- the LOC110005167 gene encoding interferon-induced protein with tetratricopeptide repeats 1-like has product TLESLQCHFTWDLDRSRPKLLLLKDKMEDFSTEKGNRWLGHIYNLWGFIQYKLGLNEEANSLFQKAAETLNKLRDADEGPWLVVNYGNLAWLHHHLGDLEESQACLSKVDALMEKYPSPSQDDLHPEICAEKAWTLMFFGEDMILVVDYYEKAARMQADMVDWNTSYVIWLKNAQNFSDTRLDPDLLEKMRQAKERDPENLYLAALYLDQRADDGENIRDEVRELAGNVSTLCCSSSGMWALLNLYIKYISVDEAVDLAEEVLKEHPDVHYLKRLVAFCYRWRIVYKRRDYPDPEQSMMDRAIALHEELLSLYPHTPLKKEIDLAIIYAMSRHSKAKAEQIFQKLLENEPAEPSDKQMLYNKYAHHLFFHQNDSHRSIQYHMKAAAIPEKSSFRENSIRILERNKQRRIMCREIEEFFGNLQEPRQ; this is encoded by the coding sequence acactggagtccctgcagtgccacttcacctgggacctggaccgcagcaggccgaaacttttacttctgaaagacaaaatggaggacttcagcacagagaagggaaatagatggctgggccacatttacaacctgtgggggttcattcagtataaactggggttaaatgaagaggctaacagtttgttccagaaggctgcagagaccctcaacaagctgagagacgcagatgagggtccttggttagtggtgaactacgggaacctggcctggctgcaccaccacctgggagatctagaggagagtcaggcttgcctgtcaaaggttgatgccctgatggaaaaatacccatctccatcccaggacgacctccatccagagatctgcgctgaaaaggcctggaccctgatgttcttCGGAGAGGACATGATTctggttgttgattactacgagaaagctgccaggatgcaggcggacatggtggattggaacaccagctatgtcatatggttaaagaacgcccaaaacttcagtgacacaaggctggaccctgacctcttggagaaaatgagacaagccaaggaacgggatccagagaacttgtacctCGCTGCACTCTACCTTGACCAACGTGCTGATGACGGAGAAAACATTCGAGATGAAGTCcgtgagttggctggaaatgtgagcactctgtgctgcagtagcagtggcatgtgggccttactaaacctttacataaaatacatatcagttgatgaggccgttgatttggcagaggaagttctgaaagaacatccagatgtgcaTTATCTGAAGAGATTAGTTGCGTtctgctacagatggaggatcGTTTATAAAAGGAGAGATTACCCTGatccagaacaaagcatgatggacagagcaatcgctctccacgaggagctgctctctctttaccctcacaCTCCACTCAAAAAGGAAATTGACCTCGCAATTATCTATGCAATGTCACgtcacagcaaggccaaagctgagcagatatttcagaaactgctcgaaaatgaacctgcagaaccttcagacaaacagatgctttacaacaaatatgcacatcatttattctttcatcaaaatgactcccacaggtcgatacagtatcacatgaaggcagcagcaataccaGAAAAATCTTCCTTCCGTGAGAACAGCATCAGAATCTTGGAGAGGAATAAACAAAGACGcataatgtgcagagaaattGAGGAGTTTTTCGGAAACCTGCAAGAGCCAAGGCAGTAa
- the LOC136179379 gene encoding interferon-induced protein with tetratricopeptide repeats 1-like, giving the protein MSAAQSQTTLESLQCHFTWNLDHSKPKLLRLTHKMEDFSTEKGNRKLGHNYNLWGFIQYKLGLNEEAKSLFQKAAETLNKLRDADEGPWLVVNYGNLAWLHHHLGDQAESQAYLSKVDALMEKYPSPTQDDLHPEIYAEKAWTLMFLREDKKLAVDYYEKAARMQPDMVDWNTSYVIWLKNAQNFSDTRLDPDLLEKMRQAKERDPENLYLAAL; this is encoded by the exons atgag tgctgctcagagtcaaaccacactggagtccctgcagtgccactTCACCTGGAACCTGGACCACAGCAAGCCAAAACTGTTACGCCTCACGCACaagatggaggacttcagcacagagaaGGGAAATAGAAAACTGGGCCACAAttacaacctgtgggggttcattcagtataagttggggttaaatgaagaggctaaAAGTTTGTtccagaaggctgcagagaccctcaacaagctgagagatgcagatgagggtccttggttagtggtgaactacgggaacctggcctggctgcaccaccacctgggagatcaagcagagagtcaggcttacctgtcaaaggttgatgccctgatggaaaaatacccatctccaacccaggacgacctccatccagagatctacgctgaaaaggcctggaccctgatgttTTTGAGAGAGGATAAGAAGCTGGCTGTTGATTActacgagaaagctgccaggatgcagccggacatggtggattggaacaccagctatgtcatatggttaaagaacgcccaaaacttcagtgacacaaggctggaccctgacctcttggagaaaatgagacaagccaaggaacgggatccagagaacttgtacctCGCTGCGCTCTAA
- the LOC136179457 gene encoding interferon-induced protein with tetratricopeptide repeats 1-like — translation MGAAQSQTTLESLQCHFTWDLDRSRPKLLRLTHKMEDFSTEEGNRWLGHIYNLWGFIQYKLGLNEEARNLFQKAAETLNKLRDADEGPWLVVNYGNLAWLHHHLGDLEESQAYLSKVDALMEKYPSPSQDDLHPEIYAEKAWTLMFFGENKKLVVDYYEKAARMQPDMVDWNTSYVIWLKNAQTFSDPMLDPDLLEKMRQAKERDPENLYLAALYLEQRADEGENIRDEVRELAGNVSTLCCSGSGMWALLNLHTEHISVDEAVDLAEKVLKEHPDVRYLKKFVALCYRWRIVYKRRDYPDPEQSMVDTAIALHEELLSLYPHSSLKREIDLATIYAKSHHSKAKAEQIFQKLLKNEPAEPSDKQMLYNIYANYLACDRKAYHRSIQYHMKAAAIPEKSSFRKKSIRTLEKNKDREIEEFLRNLQEPRQ, via the exons atggg tgctgctcagagtcaaaccacactggagtccctgcagtgtCACTTCACCTGGGACCTGGACCGCAGCAGGCCGAAACTTTTACGTCTCACGCACaagatggaggacttcagcacagaggagggaaatagatggctgggccacatttacaacctgtgggggttcattcagtataaactggggttaaatgaagaggcgAGGAACTTGTTtcagaaggctgcagagaccctcaacaagctgagagatgcagatgagggtccttggttagtggtgaactacgggaacctggcctggctgcaccaccacctgggagatctagaggagagtcaggcttacctgtcaaaggttgatgccctgatggaaaagtacccatctccatcccaggatgacctccatccagagatctacgctgaaaaggcctggaccctgatgttcttCGGAGAGAATAAGAagctggttgttgattactacgagaaagctgccaggatgcagccggacatggtggattggaacaccagctatgtcatatggttaaagaaCGCCCAAACCTTCAGTGACCCAATgctggaccctgacctcttggagaaaatgagacaagccaaagaacgggatccagagaacttgtacctCGCTGCGCTCTACCTTGAAcaacgtgctgatgaaggagaaaacattcgagatgaagtccgtgagttggctggaaatgtgagcactctgtgctgcagtggcagtggcatgtgggccttactaaaccttcacacagaacacatatctgttgatgaggccgttgatttggcagagaaagttctgaaagaacatccagatgtgcgTTATCTGAAGAAATTTGTTGCACtctgctacagatggaggatcGTTTATAAAAGGAGAGATTACCCTGATCCAGAACAAAGCATGGTGGACACAGCAATCGCTCTccacgaggagctgctctctctttaccctcactcttcactcaAAAGGGAAATAGACCTCGCAACTATCTatgcaaagtcacatcacagcaaggccaaagctgagcagatatttcagaaactgctcaaaaatgaacctgcagaaccttcagacaaacagatgctttacaacATATATGCAAATTACTTAGCCTGTGATCGAAAAGCCTACCACAGGTCGAtacagtatcacatgaaggcagcagcaataccTGAAAAATCTTCCTTCCGTAAGAAAAGCATCAGAACCCTGGAgaagaataaagacagagaaattgaggagtttctcagaaacctgcaagagccaaggcagtaa